Proteins from a single region of Shinella zoogloeoides:
- a CDS encoding methyl-accepting chemotaxis protein — protein MKNFRISTRLSLLVGLALTIFAAALVYSLYHYQDAMVAERKSKLAAMDENMLTLFKYYHELETAGTLTREEAQARAKDAVRALRYENSGYFWINDMNAVIVMHPIKPALDGTDQSGMADPTGKHIFTEFVKAVKASPTGQDFVDYYWPKPGFEEPVLKYSHVAGFAPWGWIVGTGVYADDLAAMFRRNAIGMAIILAGGGLAIILAAYAIVKSVTRPILRLNASMQAIAEEDVSSEVPETDRKDEIGEMAKVVSILRDSVAERAQMRIREGEQQARLDAERSEGERRQRSVSQSQADAMHTVGEALERLANGDLTVSIDAIAPEYAKLREDFNRAVDALSSVINAIAHSTDIVHGSASGIAEAANNLSHRTEQQAASLEETAAALDEITATVRNASDRAAEASRMVTETTQSTSRSGTIVRDAVSAMSRIEDASSRISQIIGVIDEIAFQTNLLALNAGVEAARAGEAGRGFAVVAQEVRELAQRSANAAKEIKGLISNSAAEVGTGVALVRSTGDALTEIETLVNRVNEQVTSIATSAREQATGLAEVNTAVNQMDQMTQQNAAMVEETNAAGQTLTKESEHLRTLLGNFRLNAAATDQRRRAA, from the coding sequence TTGAAGAATTTCAGAATATCCACGCGCCTGTCGTTGCTTGTCGGCCTCGCCTTGACCATCTTCGCCGCCGCGCTCGTCTACAGCCTTTACCACTATCAGGATGCGATGGTCGCCGAGCGCAAGTCCAAGCTTGCCGCCATGGACGAGAACATGCTGACGCTCTTCAAGTATTACCACGAGCTTGAGACCGCCGGCACGCTGACGCGCGAGGAAGCGCAGGCGCGGGCGAAGGATGCCGTGCGGGCGCTGCGCTACGAGAACAGCGGCTATTTCTGGATCAACGACATGAACGCCGTGATCGTCATGCACCCGATCAAGCCGGCGCTCGACGGTACGGACCAGTCCGGCATGGCGGACCCGACGGGCAAGCACATCTTCACCGAATTCGTGAAGGCCGTGAAGGCCAGCCCGACCGGGCAGGATTTCGTGGATTACTACTGGCCGAAGCCGGGCTTCGAGGAGCCGGTGCTGAAATATTCCCATGTCGCGGGCTTCGCGCCCTGGGGCTGGATCGTCGGCACGGGCGTCTATGCGGATGACCTTGCGGCCATGTTCCGCCGCAACGCCATCGGCATGGCGATCATCCTGGCCGGTGGCGGCCTTGCCATCATCCTTGCCGCCTATGCCATCGTGAAGAGCGTGACCCGGCCGATCCTGCGGCTCAACGCCTCTATGCAGGCCATCGCCGAGGAGGATGTTTCCAGCGAGGTGCCGGAGACCGACCGCAAGGACGAGATCGGCGAGATGGCGAAGGTGGTCTCGATCCTGCGCGACTCCGTTGCCGAGCGTGCGCAAATGCGCATCCGCGAGGGCGAGCAGCAGGCGCGGCTCGATGCCGAGCGCAGCGAGGGCGAACGCCGCCAGCGCTCCGTCAGCCAGAGCCAGGCCGACGCCATGCACACCGTCGGCGAGGCGCTGGAGCGTCTTGCCAATGGCGACCTCACGGTCTCCATCGATGCCATCGCGCCGGAATATGCCAAGCTCCGCGAGGACTTCAACCGGGCGGTGGATGCGCTCTCCAGCGTCATCAACGCCATCGCCCACTCCACCGACATCGTGCATGGTAGCGCCTCGGGTATCGCGGAGGCGGCCAACAACCTGTCGCACCGCACCGAGCAGCAGGCCGCTTCCCTCGAGGAGACCGCGGCGGCGCTCGACGAGATCACCGCGACGGTGCGCAACGCCTCCGACCGTGCGGCCGAGGCGAGCCGCATGGTGACCGAGACGACGCAGTCGACAAGCCGTTCCGGCACCATCGTGCGTGACGCCGTTTCCGCGATGAGCCGCATCGAGGATGCGTCCAGCCGCATCAGCCAGATCATCGGCGTCATCGACGAGATCGCCTTCCAGACCAACCTTCTGGCGCTCAATGCCGGTGTCGAGGCGGCGCGGGCGGGCGAGGCGGGCAGGGGCTTTGCGGTCGTTGCGCAGGAGGTGCGCGAGCTTGCCCAGCGTTCGGCCAATGCGGCCAAGGAGATCAAGGGCCTGATCAGCAACTCGGCCGCCGAAGTCGGCACGGGTGTCGCGCTGGTGCGCTCCACGGGCGATGCGCTGACCGAGATCGAGACGCTGGTGAACCGCGTCAACGAGCAGGTGACGTCCATCGCCACCTCCGCCCGCGAGCAGGCGACGGGTCTTGCCGAGGTCAACACGGCCGTCAACCAGATGGACCAGATGACCCAGCAGAATGCCGCCATGGTGGAAGAGACCAACGCCGCCGGCCAGACCTTGACCAAGGAAAGCGAGCATCTGCGCACGCTGCTCGGGAATTTCCGGCTGAACGCGGCCGCAACGGACCAGCGGCGGCGCGCCGCCTAG
- a CDS encoding acyl-CoA thioesterase, which produces MTDSKTPNGQLTLRTLAMPGDANAAGDIFGGWVMAQMDLASGIRAAERAQGRVVTAAVKEMAFQLPVKIGDTLSIYTDIARVGRTSITLTVEAWAQRYLTTTLEKVTAATFVMVALDLNGHPTPVPVE; this is translated from the coding sequence ATGACCGACAGCAAGACGCCGAACGGCCAGCTCACCCTGCGCACGCTCGCCATGCCGGGCGACGCCAACGCGGCCGGCGACATTTTCGGCGGCTGGGTCATGGCGCAGATGGACCTTGCCTCGGGCATCCGTGCCGCCGAGCGCGCGCAGGGCCGCGTCGTCACCGCCGCGGTCAAGGAAATGGCCTTCCAGCTTCCGGTCAAGATTGGCGATACGCTCAGCATCTACACGGACATCGCCCGCGTCGGCCGCACGTCGATCACGCTCACCGTCGAGGCCTGGGCGCAGCGCTATCTCACGACCACGCTGGAAAAGGTAACGGCCGCGACCTTCGTCATGGTCGCGCTCGACCTGAACGGCCACCCGACGCCCGTTCCGGTCGAATAG
- a CDS encoding DMT family protein, with protein sequence MPFSLNPAAVWPIVLLCLSNVFMTFAWYGHLKFKSAPLFIAILASWGIAFFEYCLAVPANRIGHEVYSAAQLKTIQEVITLLVFAGFSVFWLKESLTWNHAIGFMLIAAGAAFVFKG encoded by the coding sequence ATGCCCTTCAGCCTCAATCCCGCGGCCGTCTGGCCGATCGTGCTGCTCTGCCTCTCCAACGTCTTCATGACCTTCGCCTGGTACGGGCACCTCAAGTTCAAGTCCGCGCCGCTCTTCATCGCCATCCTGGCGAGCTGGGGCATCGCCTTCTTCGAATATTGTCTGGCGGTGCCGGCAAACCGCATCGGCCATGAGGTCTATTCGGCCGCGCAGCTCAAGACGATCCAGGAGGTCATCACCCTGCTGGTCTTCGCCGGTTTCTCCGTGTTCTGGCTGAAGGAAAGCCTGACCTGGAACCACGCCATCGGCTTCATGCTGATCGCCGCCGGTGCGGCTTTCGTCTTCAAGGGCTGA
- a CDS encoding putative bifunctional diguanylate cyclase/phosphodiesterase, producing the protein MSDASRLMPADEPTRRQILSAQALSLLDGVVLSLVANSFLAATTAAVLWLDGPNVQVLLWLAAVLAINLARYIGVRIVRRLNCAVERPRRALGVLSLGAIGGGLAWSLPPFIGAAHGAEGLNPYLIFIIGGICAGSLMQSTAYARTALLFSGPPLAAAFVSLLIAGTTEAFVIAADALLLAIMMLRASQLSEAGFIRSQIDRLKAVALAASLSDANAEIRQSYHQLASLANRDPLTGLGNRALFNQRLRGLLSSGVQPDRLALLAIDLDRFKAINDTMGHGAGDAVLVEIASRLASLTGPTDTVVRLGGDEFAVIVDGKAAEARGREIGEGIVRLAGDPILIGGRPVTVGASAGLALHPQHGETADALFASADIALYAAKEGGRRRLGLFNPELKARIERQRLIEATLAEAVESRQLQVVFQPQVALAGGAVIGFEALLRWSHPELGPVAPPDIVRAAHALHISTALTGYVATRAAELLRTLPRLGLPEAAVAVNVSPREFSGDTLSHLLIEIARTHEVSPALMEIEITEEATLDTQAAGAELARLEAAGFRLAVDDFGVGHSSLAYLVSLHIDRLKIDRSFVTGLARSRENQALIAALVGIGRALSIDIVVEGVESEEEAEVLRILGCRHAQGYYFARPMAAAEIPRWLDQHAARFQQAAAGSP; encoded by the coding sequence ATGAGCGATGCAAGCCGGCTGATGCCGGCGGATGAACCGACAAGACGCCAGATCCTGTCCGCGCAGGCGCTCTCCCTGCTGGACGGCGTCGTGCTGTCGCTCGTCGCCAACAGTTTCCTTGCCGCGACGACCGCCGCCGTGCTCTGGCTCGACGGGCCGAATGTCCAGGTCCTGCTGTGGCTCGCCGCCGTGCTGGCGATCAATCTCGCACGCTATATCGGCGTGCGCATCGTCCGCCGATTGAACTGCGCGGTGGAGCGGCCGAGGCGCGCGCTCGGCGTGCTCTCGCTCGGCGCCATCGGCGGCGGCCTCGCCTGGAGCCTGCCGCCCTTCATCGGCGCGGCGCACGGGGCGGAAGGGCTCAACCCCTATCTCATCTTCATCATCGGCGGCATCTGCGCCGGCTCGCTGATGCAGAGCACCGCCTATGCCCGCACCGCCCTGCTCTTCTCCGGCCCGCCGCTCGCCGCCGCCTTCGTCTCGCTGCTGATCGCCGGCACGACGGAAGCCTTCGTCATCGCCGCCGACGCGCTGCTGCTCGCGATCATGATGCTGCGCGCCAGCCAGCTCAGCGAGGCGGGCTTCATCCGCAGCCAGATCGACCGGCTGAAGGCCGTGGCGCTCGCCGCCTCGCTGTCCGACGCCAATGCGGAAATCCGCCAGTCCTACCACCAGCTCGCCTCGCTTGCGAACCGCGACCCGCTGACCGGCCTCGGCAACCGCGCGCTCTTCAACCAGCGCCTGCGCGGCCTGCTTTCGAGCGGCGTGCAGCCCGACCGGCTCGCCCTGCTCGCCATCGACCTCGACCGCTTCAAGGCGATCAACGACACGATGGGCCACGGCGCGGGCGATGCGGTGCTGGTCGAGATCGCCAGCCGCCTCGCCAGCCTCACCGGCCCGACCGATACCGTCGTGCGCCTCGGCGGCGACGAATTCGCCGTCATCGTCGACGGCAAGGCGGCCGAAGCGCGCGGGCGCGAGATCGGCGAAGGCATCGTGCGGCTGGCCGGCGACCCCATCCTCATCGGCGGCCGACCCGTCACCGTCGGCGCCAGCGCCGGCCTCGCCCTGCATCCGCAGCACGGCGAGACGGCGGACGCGCTCTTCGCCAGCGCCGACATCGCGCTCTACGCCGCCAAGGAAGGCGGACGCCGCCGCCTCGGCCTGTTCAACCCGGAACTGAAGGCCCGCATCGAGCGTCAGCGCCTCATCGAGGCGACGCTGGCGGAGGCCGTCGAGAGCCGGCAGTTGCAGGTGGTGTTCCAGCCGCAGGTGGCGCTTGCCGGCGGCGCCGTCATCGGCTTCGAGGCCCTGCTGCGCTGGTCGCATCCCGAACTCGGCCCGGTCGCCCCGCCGGATATCGTGCGCGCCGCCCATGCGCTGCATATCTCCACGGCGCTGACCGGCTATGTCGCCACCCGGGCCGCCGAGCTGCTGCGCACCCTGCCCCGCCTCGGCCTGCCGGAAGCGGCCGTCGCGGTGAACGTCTCCCCGCGCGAATTCTCCGGCGACACCCTGTCCCACCTGCTGATCGAGATCGCCCGCACACACGAGGTCTCCCCGGCCCTGATGGAGATCGAGATCACCGAGGAGGCGACGCTCGACACCCAGGCCGCCGGCGCGGAACTGGCCCGCCTGGAAGCCGCCGGCTTCCGCCTCGCCGTCGACGATTTCGGCGTCGGCCATTCCTCGCTGGCCTATCTCGTCAGCCTGCATATCGACCGTCTAAAGATCGACCGCAGCTTCGTCACCGGCCTTGCCAGGAGCCGCGAGAACCAGGCCCTCATCGCCGCGCTCGTCGGCATCGGCCGGGCGCTCTCCATCGATATCGTCGTGGAGGGCGTGGAAAGCGAGGAGGAGGCGGAGGTGCTGCGCATACTCGGCTGTCGCCACGCCCAGGGCTACTATTTCGCCCGCCCCATGGCCGCCGCCGAGATTCCGCGCTGGCTCGACCAGCACGCCGCACGCTTCCAGCAGGCCGCGGCCGGCAGCCCGTAG
- the uvrB gene encoding excinuclease ABC subunit UvrB, with protein MARSPKKPSASNPGFEEAPQSDFEGAPLSGSVSDWVKQLEAEAEASGIESRREVASKAGKHRKTVENAARRHTEQVTATKTSRGVSIGASSDPKTRAAAGLNPVSGLDVSLEDAATLSAGTAVTATVEALSALIESGNPLFKDGKPWTPHRPARPEKSEGGIPIRMVSEYKPAGDQPTAIGDLVGGLSSGERSQVLLGVTGSGKTFTMAKVIEETQRPAVILAPNKTLAAQLYSEFKNFFPDNAVEYFVSYYDYYQPEAYVPRSDTFIEKESSINEQIDRMRHSATRSLLERDDCIIVASVSCIYGIGSVETYTAMTFQMEVGERLDQRQLLADLVAQQYKRREMDFQRGSFRVRGDTIEIFPAHLEDAAWRISMFGDEIDAITEFDPLTGQKTGDLKSVKIYANSHYVTPRPTLNGAIKAIREELKHRLVELEKAGRLLEAQRLEQRTRYDLEMLEATGSCAGIENYSRYLTGRRPGEPPPTLFEYIPDNALIFIDESHVTIPQIGAMYRGDFRRKATLAEYGFRLPSCMDNRPLRFEEWDAMRPDTIAVSATPGGWELEQSGGVFAEQVIRPTGLIDPPVEVRPAKSQVDDVLGEIRETAAAGYRTLVTVLTKRMAEDLTEYLHEQGVRVRYMHSDIDTLERIEIIRDLRLGAFDVLVGINLLREGLDIPECGFVAILDADKEGFLRSETSLVQTIGRAARNVDGKVILYADQITGSMQRAMDETTRRREKQVAYNEANGITPESVKAKISDILDSVYERDHVRADISGVSGKGFADAGHLVGNNLKAHLEALEKQMRDAAADLDFEAAARIRDEIKRLKAAELAVMDDPMARQEASSAEGARGKTKGAASSAESAKGGARNEPSKSLFQKPSLDDMGPGTDTERPLFRKPDLDEMGRDVATPAGKSLFRKNTLDEMTVGRTEKPVTGDLPERPDETLSTKKRTAPLPDEPKPVRREKIGVGSYEDPAEAKRKGRTKGKTGRPGQ; from the coding sequence ATGGCCAGATCTCCGAAAAAACCCTCCGCCTCGAACCCCGGTTTCGAGGAAGCCCCCCAGTCCGACTTCGAAGGCGCGCCGCTCAGCGGCAGCGTCTCCGACTGGGTGAAGCAGCTCGAGGCCGAGGCGGAAGCCTCCGGCATCGAAAGCCGCCGCGAGGTCGCCTCCAAGGCGGGCAAGCACCGCAAGACGGTGGAGAACGCCGCACGCCGCCACACCGAACAGGTAACAGCCACGAAAACCTCCCGCGGCGTCTCCATCGGCGCATCGTCCGATCCGAAGACCCGCGCCGCCGCCGGCCTCAATCCCGTCTCCGGCCTCGACGTCTCGCTGGAAGACGCCGCCACCCTCAGCGCCGGCACGGCCGTCACCGCCACGGTGGAGGCGCTTTCGGCGCTCATCGAGAGCGGCAACCCGCTGTTCAAGGACGGCAAGCCCTGGACGCCGCACCGCCCCGCCCGCCCGGAAAAATCCGAGGGCGGCATCCCCATCCGCATGGTCAGCGAATACAAGCCGGCGGGCGACCAGCCCACCGCCATCGGCGATCTCGTCGGCGGCCTCTCCTCCGGCGAGCGCAGCCAGGTGCTGCTCGGCGTCACTGGCTCGGGCAAGACCTTCACCATGGCCAAGGTGATCGAGGAAACCCAGCGCCCCGCCGTCATCCTCGCGCCGAACAAGACGCTGGCCGCCCAGCTCTACAGCGAGTTCAAGAACTTCTTCCCCGACAACGCGGTCGAATATTTCGTCTCCTACTACGATTATTACCAGCCGGAAGCCTATGTGCCGCGCTCCGATACGTTCATCGAGAAGGAAAGCTCGATCAACGAGCAGATCGACCGCATGCGCCACTCCGCGACGCGCTCGCTGCTGGAGCGCGACGACTGCATCATCGTCGCCTCGGTCTCCTGCATCTACGGTATCGGCTCGGTCGAGACCTACACCGCCATGACCTTCCAGATGGAGGTGGGCGAACGACTCGACCAGCGCCAGCTCCTCGCCGACCTCGTCGCCCAGCAATACAAGCGCCGCGAGATGGATTTCCAGCGCGGCTCCTTCCGCGTGCGCGGCGACACCATCGAAATCTTCCCCGCCCACCTTGAGGATGCCGCCTGGCGCATCTCCATGTTCGGCGACGAGATCGACGCCATCACCGAATTCGACCCGCTGACCGGCCAGAAGACCGGCGACCTGAAATCGGTGAAAATCTACGCCAACAGCCACTACGTCACCCCGCGCCCCACTCTCAATGGCGCCATCAAGGCCATCCGCGAGGAGCTGAAGCACCGCCTCGTCGAGCTGGAAAAGGCCGGCCGCCTGCTCGAGGCCCAGCGCCTGGAGCAGCGCACGCGCTACGACCTGGAAATGCTGGAGGCCACCGGCTCCTGCGCCGGCATCGAGAACTATTCGCGCTACCTCACCGGCCGCCGCCCCGGCGAGCCGCCGCCGACCCTTTTCGAATACATCCCCGACAACGCCTTGATCTTCATCGACGAAAGCCACGTCACGATCCCGCAGATCGGCGCCATGTACCGGGGCGACTTCCGCAGAAAGGCGACGCTGGCCGAATACGGCTTCCGCCTGCCCTCCTGCATGGACAACCGCCCGCTGCGCTTCGAGGAATGGGACGCCATGCGCCCGGACACGATCGCCGTCTCGGCGACGCCCGGCGGCTGGGAACTGGAGCAGTCCGGCGGCGTCTTCGCCGAACAGGTCATCCGCCCGACCGGCCTCATCGACCCGCCGGTCGAGGTGCGCCCGGCGAAAAGCCAGGTGGACGACGTTCTCGGCGAAATCCGCGAGACCGCCGCCGCCGGCTACCGCACCCTCGTCACCGTGCTCACCAAGCGCATGGCCGAAGATCTTACCGAATACCTGCACGAGCAGGGCGTGCGCGTACGCTACATGCACAGCGACATCGACACGCTGGAGCGCATCGAGATCATCCGCGATCTTCGCCTGGGCGCCTTCGACGTGCTCGTCGGCATCAACCTGCTGCGCGAAGGCCTCGACATTCCCGAATGCGGCTTCGTCGCCATCCTCGACGCCGACAAGGAAGGTTTTTTGCGCTCGGAAACCTCTCTGGTCCAGACCATCGGCCGCGCGGCGCGAAACGTCGACGGCAAGGTCATCCTCTATGCCGACCAGATCACCGGCTCCATGCAGCGCGCCATGGACGAGACGACCCGCCGCCGTGAAAAGCAGGTCGCCTATAACGAGGCGAACGGCATCACCCCGGAATCCGTGAAGGCGAAAATCTCCGACATCCTCGACAGCGTCTACGAGCGCGACCACGTCCGCGCCGACATTTCCGGCGTCTCCGGCAAAGGCTTTGCGGATGCCGGCCACCTCGTCGGCAACAACCTCAAGGCCCATCTCGAAGCGCTCGAAAAACAGATGCGCGACGCCGCCGCCGACCTCGACTTCGAAGCCGCCGCCCGCATCCGCGACGAGATCAAGCGCCTCAAGGCCGCCGAACTCGCCGTCATGGACGACCCGATGGCACGCCAGGAGGCGTCGAGTGCCGAAGGCGCAAGGGGGAAAACCAAAGGAGCGGCGTCGAGCGCCGAAAGCGCAAAGGGCGGCGCGAGAAATGAACCGTCGAAATCCCTCTTCCAGAAACCGTCTCTGGACGACATGGGCCCCGGCACCGACACCGAACGTCCGCTCTTCCGCAAGCCGGACCTCGACGAGATGGGCCGCGACGTCGCCACACCGGCCGGCAAGTCCCTCTTCCGCAAAAACACCCTCGACGAAATGACTGTCGGCCGCACCGAAAAACCTGTTACCGGCGACCTGCCGGAGCGCCCGGACGAGACCCTCTCCACCAAGAAGCGCACCGCGCCCCTGCCCGATGAACCGAAGCCGGTTCGCCGGGAGAAAATCGGTGTAGGGAGTTACGAAGACCCGGCGGAGGCCAAGCGCAAGGGGCGCACCAAGGGCAAGACAGGGCGGCCGGGACAGTAA
- a CDS encoding J domain-containing protein, whose product MQKQTGGRVIDPYAMLGLERDADDGAIKSAYRKAAKGMHPDSGGDADQFARLQACYDLLRDPVRRKVFDDTGFDPQLADPRDLKGLMLLEPLVNDVILDEREPGSFDPLAAMRRKLSDDIVKSRFHILELERHRNRVRQHIDRLGRKAGTDFLGSMLRARSQSITEAIRNAEGQIQAIEQAYTMLEGYSYELAAALEPLKGEAAE is encoded by the coding sequence ATGCAGAAACAGACAGGTGGCCGCGTGATCGATCCCTACGCCATGCTCGGACTTGAGCGCGATGCCGACGACGGCGCCATCAAGAGCGCCTACCGCAAGGCCGCCAAGGGCATGCATCCCGATTCGGGCGGCGATGCCGACCAGTTCGCCCGCCTGCAGGCCTGCTACGACCTGCTGCGCGACCCCGTGCGCCGAAAGGTCTTCGACGACACCGGCTTCGACCCGCAGCTCGCCGATCCGCGCGACCTCAAGGGCCTGATGCTGCTCGAACCGCTGGTCAACGACGTCATCCTCGACGAGCGCGAGCCGGGCAGCTTCGATCCGCTGGCGGCGATGCGCCGCAAACTCTCCGACGACATCGTCAAGAGCCGCTTCCACATCCTCGAGCTGGAGCGCCACCGCAACCGCGTGCGCCAGCATATCGACCGCCTCGGCCGCAAGGCCGGCACGGATTTTCTGGGCTCCATGCTGCGCGCCCGCTCGCAGTCGATCACCGAGGCGATCCGCAATGCGGAAGGGCAGATCCAGGCCATCGAGCAGGCCTATACCATGCTGGAAGGCTATTCCTACGAACTGGCCGCGGCGTTGGAGCCCCTGAAGGGCGAGGCGGCGGAATAG
- the dusA gene encoding tRNA dihydrouridine(20/20a) synthase DusA produces the protein MTKTGTFYQQAVETGTKIFATAPMIDWSDRAYRVFARQLTKNALLFTEMIVADAILRGNRDRLLGFDAVEQPVALQLGGNSPEKLAEAARIGEGFGYAEINLNVGCPSDRVQSGTFGACLMREPDLVADCVAAMKAAVAIPVTVKCRIGVDDQDPEVALRALASRVKAAGTDALWVHARKAWLQGLSPKENRDIPPLDYALVRRLKAENPNLFIGLNGGLHNLSQAFEEMDGLDGVMLGRTAYQDSCVLTGVDELFPHPLLGGQPSGAFYSPQDRPAAYWEAVRDAMMAYAGEVIARGGRVAHVTRHMVGLFQGFPGARRYRQILSADATKPGAGPEVIAAAFAAVLSARVQVGTEAAE, from the coding sequence ATGACGAAGACAGGCACATTCTACCAGCAGGCCGTGGAGACGGGGACGAAGATCTTCGCCACCGCGCCGATGATCGACTGGTCCGACCGGGCGTACCGCGTCTTCGCGCGGCAGCTCACGAAGAACGCGCTGCTCTTCACCGAGATGATCGTCGCGGACGCAATCCTGCGGGGCAACCGCGACCGGCTGCTCGGTTTCGACGCGGTGGAACAGCCGGTGGCGCTGCAACTGGGCGGCAACAGCCCGGAAAAGCTGGCGGAGGCGGCGCGGATCGGCGAGGGGTTCGGCTATGCCGAGATCAACCTCAATGTCGGCTGCCCCTCGGACCGGGTGCAATCCGGCACCTTCGGCGCCTGCCTGATGCGCGAGCCGGACCTCGTGGCCGATTGCGTGGCGGCGATGAAGGCGGCGGTTGCCATTCCGGTGACCGTGAAGTGCCGCATCGGGGTGGACGATCAGGACCCGGAAGTCGCGCTGCGCGCGCTTGCCTCGCGGGTAAAGGCGGCCGGTACGGATGCCCTCTGGGTCCACGCGCGAAAGGCGTGGCTGCAGGGACTTTCGCCGAAGGAGAACCGCGATATCCCGCCGCTCGACTACGCGCTGGTGCGGCGGCTTAAAGCGGAAAACCCAAATCTTTTCATCGGTCTCAATGGCGGGCTTCATAATCTGAGTCAGGCTTTTGAAGAGATGGATGGCCTCGATGGTGTCATGCTCGGAAGGACTGCCTATCAGGATAGCTGCGTTCTGACGGGCGTGGACGAACTTTTTCCGCATCCGCTTCTGGGCGGTCAGCCTTCCGGCGCTTTCTACAGTCCGCAGGATCGTCCGGCCGCCTATTGGGAGGCGGTGCGCGATGCCATGATGGCCTATGCGGGCGAGGTGATCGCGCGGGGCGGCCGGGTGGCGCATGTGACGCGGCATATGGTCGGGCTGTTCCAGGGGTTTCCGGGCGCGCGGCGCTATCGGCAGATCCTTTCGGCCGACGCCACGAAGCCCGGCGCGGGGCCGGAGGTGATCGCGGCGGCTTTCGCGGCGGTGCTATCGGCGCGGGTGCAGGTCGGGACGGAGGCGGCGGAATAG
- a CDS encoding gamma carbonic anhydrase family protein: MPLYALDDRTPTLPADDRYWVAPDANVIGKVILGEDVGIWFGATLRGDNEPIIVGARSNIQEGTVVHTDPGKPVIIGEGCTIGHGAIIHGCTIGNNSLIGMGATVLNGAVIGNNCLVGANALVTEGKVFPDNSLIVGAPAKAIRTLDAEAIEGLKKSAESYVRNWQRFKRGLKPIG, from the coding sequence ATGCCGCTCTACGCCCTTGACGACCGGACGCCCACGCTTCCCGCGGACGACCGTTACTGGGTGGCGCCCGATGCCAATGTCATCGGCAAGGTCATCCTCGGCGAGGATGTCGGCATCTGGTTCGGCGCGACGCTGCGCGGCGACAACGAGCCGATCATCGTCGGCGCGCGCTCGAACATCCAGGAAGGCACCGTCGTCCATACCGATCCCGGCAAGCCGGTCATCATCGGCGAAGGCTGCACCATCGGCCATGGCGCGATCATTCACGGCTGCACCATCGGCAACAATTCGCTCATCGGCATGGGCGCGACGGTGCTGAACGGCGCGGTCATCGGCAACAATTGCCTCGTCGGCGCCAATGCGCTGGTGACGGAAGGAAAGGTCTTCCCGGACAACTCGCTGATCGTCGGCGCACCGGCGAAAGCCATCCGCACGCTGGATGCGGAGGCCATCGAGGGGCTGAAGAAATCGGCCGAGAGCTATGTGCGCAACTGGCAGCGCTTCAAGAGGGGGCTGAAGCCGATCGGCTAA